The Cytobacillus sp. NJ13 sequence ACCACCGTGCGGGTGCCGATATCCAGTGCAAAAAGCTTTTTTTGTTCGTCCAAAGCAGTACACCTTCTTTGTAAATGTCATAGAATGCTTATATAATGCCCTAAAACTGCTTTATCACTTAAAAGCGTTTAATTAATAAAGAAATTTTTCGTGACATGTCTGAATAATTCATATATAATAACCCTAATTATAAAAAATGTATCACATATCCAGAGGCCGTAAAAGAGAAAGATGGAAATGTTTAACGCTGTGCGCATTTAAATGCGTGCTATGTGCATACATCCTGAAACCAACACGGCTTAAATTTAGATTCGAAAGGAAGGGACAGGAAATGAGCAATAAAGAGCTAGATAAACTTCGCGATCGAGTGGATGAGCTGAATCTCCAGCTTTTAGCTTTGATCAATGAAAGAGCAGAACTTGTTCAGGAAATCGGAAGAGTAAAGGAAACACAAGGGGTTTATCGTTATGATCCTGTCCGAGAACGCAAGATGCTGGACTTGATAAAAGAGCATAATGACGGTCCTTTTGAAAATTCAACAATTGAGCATATGTTCAAGGAAATTTTTAAAGCAGGTCTTGAACTTCAAAAAGATGATCATAGAAAAGCGCTTCTTGTTTCACGCAAAAAGAAGCCTGAAAATACAATTGTAGACTTAAAGGGTGAAAAAGTAGGGGACGGCAATCCTCATCTTGTTTTTGGCCCTTGTGCAGTGGAATCTTATGAGCAGGTTGCAACTGTTGCTGAAGCTGTAAAAGCAAAAGGTCTTAAGCTCCTTCGCGGAGGCGCATATAAACCAAGAACATCGCCATATGATTTCCAGGGGCTTGGCCTTGAAGGTCTAAAAATCTTAAAAAGAGTGGCAGATGAATACGATTTGGCAGTTATTTCTGAAATCGTAAGCCCTAATGATATTGAAACGGCTGTAAATTATATTGATGTCATTCAAATAGGGGCAAGAAACATGCAAAACTTCGAGCTATTAAAAGCAGCGGGGGCTGTAAACAAACCAGTTCTTTTAAAGCGCGGGATTGCAGCTACAATTGAAGAATTCATCAATGCTGCGGAATATATCATGTCTCAGGGGAATGGACAGATCATCCTATGTGAGCGCGGAATCCGCACATACGAACGTGCAACACGCAATACACTGGACATTTCGGCTGTGCCAATTCTTAAGCAGGAAACACATTTGCCAGTACTGGTTGACGTTACGCATTCAACTGGCCGCAGAGATTTGCTTCTTCCAGCAGCAAAAGCAGCGCTGGCAATCGGCGCAGATGGCGTAATGGCAGAAGTTCATCCTGACCCGGCAGTTGCCCTTTCAGATTCAGCGCAGCAAATGGATTTGAATCAATTTGATCAGTTTATGGCTGAACTTCAATCTTCAGCATTGCTGAGAGTATAGCCATCTAAATATGAAGAGCCTTCTGCCAGTTGCAGAAGGCTCTTTTTCTCATTTAAAGTGCAAATTTAAGTTTTTTTCAAAAATACAAGCCTTGACATTGCGGCAAATCCTGGACTGTCGTATGATTAAATACATAATTGTACATGTGTAACCACTCACAAATTAGGATAAAAAATGAGTAGGTTACGCCGTGTTGCTGTAAAATATACAGTAATAGAAGTGACCGCTATTTAAAGAAGGAGTGTCAGTAATGAATGTAACAATATACGATGTGGCAAGAGAAGCGAATGTATCAATGGCAACGGTTTCTCGTGTTGTAAATGGCAACCCGAATGTTAAACCTGCAACAAGAAAAAAAGTAATGGAAGTAATTGACCGGCTTGGGTACCGCCCCAACGCGGTTGCAAGAGGATTGGCAAGCAAGAAAACTACTACAGTAGGTGTGATTATTCCCGATATCTCCAGCACCTTTTTTGCAGAATTGGCAAGGGGCATTGAGGATATTGCGACAATGTATAAATATAATATCATTCTCAGCAACTCCGACCAAAATATTGAAAAAGAGCTGCACTTGCTCAATACTATGCTCGGGAAACAGGTAGATGGAATAGTCTTCATGGGCGGCAATATTACGTCCGAGCATGTTGAAGAGTTTGAAAAGTCACCAGTTCCGATCGTACTGGCTGGCTCTATTGAAGAAACAGGCAAAATCCCATCTGTAAATATTAATTATGAACAGGCAGCATTTGATGTGACCAAGTCATTTATTGAAAAAGGCCATAAAGATGCTGCTATCGTGGTGGGCCCTCTCCGAGAGCCGATTAATCAGGAAAAAAAGCTTGCAGGCTATAAGCGGGCATTGGAAGAAGCTGAGGTGCCCTTCCGCGATGAATTGGTGGTTGAAGGAGATTATACGTACGATTCAGGTATAGAAGCCTTTGAAAAGCTGCTTGAGGCAGATCCGCGTCCAACCGCTATTTTTGCAGGATCTGATGAAATGGCATTGGGAATTGTCCACGGGGCGGAGGATAAAGGGTATAATATCCCGAAAGACTTTGAGGTCATCAGCTCTGACAATACCAGATTGGCATTAATGGTCCGTCCTCAGCTGACATCAGTCGTACAGCCTTTGTATGATATTGGTGCAGTTGCCATGAGATTGCTTACGAAACTTATGAATAAGGAATCAGTCGATGAGCAAATTGTTGTACTCCCTCACCGAATTGAAGAACGAAGCTCAACAAAATAATGGACTTGCCGATATAACAGAAAAGCGGAAGCGCCTCGACCAGCCCCGATAAGCGCTGGACCAAAGTGACTCGAAGGGCTAGGCGCTGCAGCTAGACAAAGGGAAGAAAGAGAAGCGCCTTAATTAGAAGGCGTTTCTTTCTGCCAATTTTAGCTATCGTACCTGTTTTCGAGGACATAAATAAACCATTAGACAAAGGCAATTCGCAATGGATCAGGGAGAGAGAGTATGAGAAAGTTTGATATTTTAACACCGGCAGGGTTAATGGTGGGGCTTGCTATGCTGATTTTTGGAATCATGTGGAATGGAGGAGCTGATGGTTTTTTATCCTTTGTTGACCCTTCTTCAATTCTTATTGTTTTGGGCGGTTTAATAGCCGGGCTGCTTGTAAGTTTTCCTTTAAAAGATATCAGGCATATGGCCACCGTTTTTAAGCAGGTTTTTTCCAGTGAAGAGCAAAGCGTTGGCGAGCTGATTGGAATTTTTGTCAAACTCTCTGAGCGTGCCCGGCGTGAAGGGCTGTTATCGCTTGAGGCTGAAATCGAGAAGGTGGAAGATCCTTTCATACGCAAAGGCGTTTACCTGGCTGTGGATGGTATAGAGCCAGATGTCATTACTGACATTATGAATGCCGAAATTATGGCGATGGAAGAGAGGCACAGAAAAGGGAGAAGCATTCTCGAAAGAGCCGGGGAGTACGCTCCGGCATGGGGAATGATAGGGACCCTGATCGGACTGGTTCTGATGCTGAAGAATTTGAATGATCCTTCCACACTTGGGCCCAATATGGCTCTTGCCTTACTGACTACTTTATATGGCTCCCTGCTGGCCAATCTGATTTTTCTGCCGATGGCGGCAAAGCTGGCTTTAAAGACAGAGAAGGAAGTTTTTTTGAAGCAGATTATTATTGAAGGGGTTATCGGTGTTCAATCCGGGCAGAATCCGAGAATATTGGAAGAAAAGCTGAGCGCCTTTTTATCCTCAGAAGAACGGAGAGATTTGGAGAAAGCTGTAAATGAGGGGGAGGCACTGGATTATGAAGCCTAGGAGAAGATCTCCGGAGCCTCCAAAAGGCGCCCCAAGATGGATGGTGACTTTCTCCGATCTCGTCACACTGATATTGGTATTTTTTATTCTGTTGTTTTCGATGTCACAGATTGATTTAATGAAGTTTCAGGCATTATCCGATTCTTTCCGGGACAGGCAGGTGCTGGATTTCCAGCCGTCTATCATTCCTGCAGAGAACCCGGGACAAAATGAAGAAATAAAAGAAAATGAAGGCAGCGGGCAATCCGATTCGCTTGATGAGCTTCTGATGGAGATTCAGTCGTATCTGGATAAGAATGGATTAGAAAAAGTCATTGTGGCAAACAGGACGGAACGGGGGGTTGTTCTCGTTCTGCAGGAACAGGTTTTATTTGAATCCGGAGATGCAAGTCTGATAGACAGTTCCTATTCTTTTCTGGATAAAGTAGGAACCCTTTTAGCAAACATGCCAAACCTTGTGAAGGTGGAAGGACATACTGATGACCGGCCCATAACTACTTACAGATATCCGTCCAATTGGGAGTTATCTGCTGCCAGGGCAAGTACTGTAATCAGATATCTAACAGAAAAGCATAATCTTGACAGTCATAGGTTTATGGCCGTCGGCTACGGGGAAACCCGTCCTATCGTTCCTAATTCCGGACCGGAGAATTGGGAGAAAAACAGGCGTGTTGAAATCATTATTTCTGATCCGAAATTTAATGAAGATAACAATATTCATAATTGATAACAGGTCTGGTAATAGTCAGACCTGTTTATTTGTATATGCAGAAATGAACAGCGGCCGGTAAAATGTTCCCGGCCGCTGTTCTTATAAAGATTCTGTCATAGATCTGTTCCGGATGGGATAAAGGACTTTGTCCACTGTCCGGGCATTTTTTTCAGTTATTTCACTCTTACGGGGGATAGGCTTATATAAATCAGCCGGATCGTCCCATTCCGGGGGAAGAGGGACAGGGGCGTGTTCTTTCCACTTGTTTATCCATTCCTCCGGCATATTGCCGTAACAATTCGAGTTTTCAGTCATTTCAAGCCATATCATGGCCCATGCCCGGGGAACAACCCTCCAAATATCATAACCGCCGCCGCCGACGGCTATCCATTTCCCATCACAATATTCATGGGCAATTTCATGGGCCAGTTTCGGAATTTCCCTATAAACCTTTATAGTAGATGACAAATGGGTAAGAGGATCAAGATAATGTGCATCAGCACCATTTTGCGTCAGAATCACATCCGGTTTGAAAAATTCTGCAACCTCCCGAAAAGCTGTACGGTATGCGTGAAGCCAAGAATCGTCTTCAGTAAATGCATCCACGGGAATATTAAAAGAGAATCCATATCCTTTCCCTTGTCCTCGTTCATTTACATTTCCGGTTCCGGGGAAAAGGTATCTGCCTGTTTCGTGAATAGACAAGGTGCATACATCCGGGTCATCATAAAATGACCATTGGACACCATCACCATGATGGGCATCTGTATCCACATACAGAATACGGGCTTTATACTTTTCCTGTATATATTTTATGGCTACGGAGCTATCGTTGTAGATGCAAAATCCAGAAGCTTTTCCCCGAAAACCGTGGTGAAGGCCGCCGCCAAGGTGAAGTGCGTGCTTAGCACGTCCGCTCATGACTGCATCAACGGCTGCCAGAGTGCCTCCTACTAAAAGGGAGCTTGCTTCGTGCATGTTTGGAAAAATAGGTGTGTCTTCTGTTCCGAGACCATAGTTTTCGCCGATATCCTCAGGAAGCTGTCCCCGGCCGGCAAGCTTGACAGCATTCACATAATTAGGATCATGAATCAAGTGAAGCTCTTCATCGGAAGCCTGGCGCGGGGGAATAATATGACAGTCATCAATGGCATTAATATTTTTGAGCAAATCGAGTGTCAGTTTCAGCCTTATCTGATTAAAAGGATGATTTTTGCTGAATTTATAGTTCAGCAGGTCTTCCGAAAAAACAAATACTGAATCATGTGTCATAGTGAAATCCCCGGCAGACTGGGCCATAAAACATGGTGGCCTGCTTTTTTCAAATCTTCAACAACAAGCGTAGGGTTCATAGTCTGTACCCTTATCACCAGTATTTTGTATTTATCATCCGTTTTGTCAGGATAAACAAGGACACTCTGAATATTTGCTTTTCTTTTGCAGATGACTTCAGCGATTTCAAACAGCATGCCCGCCCTGTTTGGCACCTTCACTTCAATCTGCGAACCTGGCTGATGAGCTCCCGTCAATTGAACTAGCGTATGAAGCAAATCGGTTTCTGTGACAATTCCAACCAGCTTATTATCGTTTAATATTGGCAGGCAGCCAATCCGCTGTTCATAAAAAACCGCAGCAATTTCTTCAGCAAAATCAAGAGGGTGTCCTGTGATGATATCTGTCTTCATAATCATTTTTAATGGCCGCTGCAGATCTTCCTTAAATAGTTCTGTATGAAAAATAGATGGTGTGGCATCACGAATGTCCCTATCTGTTACAAGTCCCTGCAATTTGCCCGCTTCATCTGTTATAGGCAAATGCCGTATTCTTTTTTCGCTCATAATTCTTATGGCATCGGCAATGGTGTCTTCTTTTGACAAGGACGTGACATCCGTTTTCATAATTTCTTCAACAATCACTTTAAATGCCTCCTTATAAAATATATGGAGATGCATTCATGCCGAAAAAATAGACTGAATACAGGCATGAATTATGTATTGACGCTGTTAATAAAGATTTAATACATAAAGCGATTCATAAAGCGCAATCGGTCAAATTGCTGCACTGAATCCTGGTCCACTCTTTTTCCGATGCGGGCCATTAGGCAATTTGCAGGATGAGAACTGATTTCAGGGTCATCTGTGGCATACCATTCAAGACCGCCTGCATTCATCATCTTTTCCATGATTTTTCGATATTCCCATACATTCAGGCCAGTTCCTTTTAAATCCCAATGCCAATAATATTCAGTCGTTATAACGATATAGTCTTCCATTGCGTCATCCATCATGGATACTTTCAGCAGGTTCTTGCCTGTCCCTGAACCTCGGAAAGCAGGGATCACTTCTATTGCACCCAATTCTATTAAATTATCCATTTTCCCTTCAGACCAGCGCTCAAGAGGGTCTGGATACAAGTAAGTAACATAGCCGACAATGGTATGTCTGTCACGGGCCACTATAATTCTTCCCTCCGGCAATCCCGCAATTTCAACCAGGGCTTTATGCTGCTGAGCCGGAGGCCTGAAAGCAACAAGATCTTTATGAAACTCATAATCTGCCAATTTTTCAGGTGAAATTGGCCCCTCAATGATTAATTTTCCATTGGATGTTTTTAATTCTTTTGCATTATACGTTCTTTTATGTTCCATTTATTCACCGCCCAATAGACATGATCAATGTAATTTCTATTATACATAAAAACACGGGGGATAAAGCGCTTTCACATAATTTTCTGTGTAATTTAAAAAAGTTTGTGACAATTTGTTATTTGGTTCATAAGTAATTATTTTTCGCTGCAAAATTTTAAAAATTGAGAAAATATAATGTTTATACTATAATAATATCAAATCTTAAATAAGGGGGATAATTATATATGAAAGTGGAAGCGCTGCCAGTAACACAAGGGGACTTCAATTTAAAAAGCTATGATGAGCTTTATGAAAATTTTAACTGGGCTGATGCGGAAAAAGAATTTTCCTGGAAAGAAACCGGCCGCATGAATATGGCCTATGAGGCCATTGACCGTCATGCGGAATCTTTCAGAAAAAATAAGGTTGCCCTTTATTATCGCGATGGACAGAGAAATGAGAAATATACATTTAAAGAAATGAAGGAACTATCCAATAAAGCGGGAAATGCATTAAAAGCATATGGGGATGTAGAGAAAGGAGACCGGGTTTTTATCTTTATGCCGCGCTCTCCTGAACTCTATTTTGCCGTATTGGGGGCTATTAAGCTGGGAGCCATTGTAGGCCCTCTGTTTGAAGCTTTCATGGAAGGAGCAGTCCGTGACAGACTTGATGACAGTGAAGCAAAAGTCCTGATTACAACACCTGAGCTTTTGGAGCGTGTGCCTGTCGATCAGCTGCCTGCCTTGAAGCATGTTTTTCTTGTTGGGGAAAATATCGAGGAAACAGGACCATATGTTGATTTTAATAAAAGAATGGCTGAATCGAGCAGGAAGCTGCCGATTGAATGGGTTGATGGAAAAGATGGCCTTATTTTGCACTATACTTCCGGTTCCACAGGCAAGCCAAAAGGAGTGCTGCATGTACATAATGCAATGATTCAGCATTATCAGACCGCTAAATGGGTGCTGGACTTAAAAGAAGAAGATGTATATTGGTGCACTGCTGACCCGGGATGGGTAACCGGTACTTCATATGGCATTTTCGGCCCTTGGCTGACAGGGACTTCAAACCTTATTGTTGGAGGCAGGTTCAACCCGGAGACTTGGTATAAAATGATTGAGGAGTATGGAGTCACAGTGTGGTACAGTGCTCCAACCGCTTTCCGCATGCTGATGGGGGCGGGCGATGAAGTTGTGAAAAAGTTTGATTTAAGCTCCCTTCGTCATGTCCTCAGTGTCGGGGAACCGCTAAATCCTGAAGTAGTCAGATGGGGCATAAAAGTATTCAATATGCGCATCCATGATACATGGTGGATGACAGAAACAGGTGCACAGCTCATCTGCAACTATCCTTGCCTTGAAATTAAGCCGGGATCAATGGGTAAGCCGATTCCGGGTGTTAAAGCAGCCATTGTCGATGATCAGGGAAATGAGCTGCCGCCAAACCGCATGGGGAACCTTGCGATTAAAAAAGGATGGCCTTCCATGATGAATGCCATCTGGAATAACGAGCAAAAATATGAATCTTATTTTATGCCAGGTAACTGGTATGTTTCGGGAGACTCTGCTTATATGGATGAAGATGGATATTTCTGGTTCCAGGGCCGTGTAGATGACGTTATCATGACATCTGGCGAACGTGTAGGGCCGTTTGAAGTAGAGAGCAAGCTGATCGAACATCCAGCTGTTGCAGAAGCTGGAGTTATCGGCAAGCCGGATCCTGTCCGCGGTGAAATTATTAAAGCATTTGTTGCTTTACGAGACGGACATGAACCTACTGAGGAATTAGTGGAAGAAATCCGCCAATTCGTTAAGAAAGGCCTTGCTGCCCACGCTGCCCCGCGTGAAATCGAATTCCGAGACAAACTTCCAAAAACCCGCAGCGGTAAAATCATGCGCCGTGTGCTTAAGGCATGGGAGCTGGACCTGCCAACTGGCGATTTGTCTACAATGGAAGATTAATAGAGGAGGCCGCTGCTTAATGAGCAGCGGTCTTTGTTATTGTTTCAAGGTTGTTTGTTATAAACCTTTTGATAAAATTGTTTAACAAAGTATCCAGAATATATTTTTGGCATTGTTATTTCTATAAAGAAAAAGCAGAATCCCAGACCCTGTCTGGGCCAATGGAATTCTGCTTTTCTTTAATTAGTTTCTTCACCATCACCGGGTTCTGATGGCTTCTCAGCATCAGGCTTTTCCTCGGCTGGAGGATCTTTAGGTTTCTCCTCTTTAGGTTTCTCTTCTTTTGGCTTCTCTTCTTTCGGTTTTTCTTTTTCCGTCTTTTGGCCGATTTCCACTACATTGGAAGAAGCAGACTCTTTGCCGGCAATGTCAACGGCTGTTACATGGATCGAGCCGCTTCCAGCCTTGTAGTTTAGGGAAGAGCCGGCTTTTATAGTAGCAACCTTTTTACCTCCGCTGTATACTCGATAGCCAATGACATCTTTTTCAGGATGTGCTCCCCAAGTAATGGTTTGGCCTGAAGCTTTTATGCTTGGGGCCGCAGGTGCTTTGCCATTGTCTTTGAGCTGATCTGCACTTGTCAGAATACTCTTCCAGCGTTCTTTATTCGGAATAAGAGTACTTAGATTTGCTTTAATGCCGAATAGTTTTTGAATATAATCCGGATTCACTACCATTCCAGGTTCAGTAAATTCTCCTGGTGTTGAATCAAGTGCCATATATTTTTTATCGCCAATTCGTACAAGTTTTCCATTGCCAAGGCTATCGTCAACTTTTGTAGGAACAAATTTGGCATTGAATAAATCAGTCTCGACTAGGCCAGCTTTAGAACATGCCTCTGAAGGGAGAAGGCCTGAAATGGCGCAGAATGAACGTCTTACGATTCCGCCCGGCATTTTAAAGCTTTCGCTCGGATCAACAAGGTCAGGTGCGACGTCATATGCTGCATTCATCAAATCCGCCCAGAGATAGTTATTGCGCAAACTATAGCTTAGCGGTCCAGGGGCTTTTAATGATTTAGGCGTATCATAGCCAGACCAGATACCGAAAGTGATATTTGGGTTGGATGCCACGAACCATGCATCTATGAATTCAGTACCAGTACCGGTTTTCCCTGCCCAGTCGGAACTGAACTTCAATCTGCTCTTAATCGATGTGGCAGTTCCGCTGTTAATAACATCTCTCATCATATCGATTGTAAGGTACGCTGTCTGCGGACTAAAAACATCAACAGGCTCGGATTTATTCTGGAATATAATGTTCCCGTCTTTATCTGTGATTTTTTCGATCATATAGGCGTCAATAAACTTCCCGCCGTTGGCAAATGTAGTAAAGGCGTTCGTATTTTCTTCAACAGTTACCCCATATTCCAAAGAACCAATGGATGTAGACAAGTTTGTATAGTCAGGGCCGATCAGAGAGGTAAAGCCCATTTTTTCCAGATAAGCGGCAGGCCGCTGTCCGACTATATCCTTATAGAGCTTTACAGCTGGGACATTGTATGAATGCTTGAGTGCTTGTCTGGCTGAAACGAGCCCGCTATAGGTATTTGTATAGTTCTTTGGCCAAGGTCTATTTAATCCTGGACTTAGGTATAGCGGCACATCAGGCAGAATAGTGCCGGGCGCTGCTTTTCCAAGTTCCATTGCAGGAGCATAGACTAAAAGCGGCTTCATGGTTGAACCATTTTGCCTTAGAGCGCTTGTAGCATGATTCAGCTGCTCGCGTTTGTGATCGCGTCCGCCGACAAAGCTGATGATTTTCCCGGTCTTATTTTCAATTAAAATAGCACCAACTTCTACGGGCTCCATGATTTGCTTATCTTCACCGGTTACCGGGTCCTTAATCGTCTCAGGTTTGTCTGGCCCATAATAAGGGTAGTTATTTTTCACCTGCTGCATTTTATCATAAATATCTTTGTTGATCGTCGTATGGATCTGGAAGCCATTCTGGCGGATCGTCCGGTCTGCCAGAGTCCTGTATTCCTCTCGGAGCTCGTCATCCTCTTTTAAGTCCTGCTCTTCGTATCCATCATTTTTTGCGAGAATTTTAGTCATGATGTTTACTGCACGTTCTTCAATTTCATACGTCAAATATGGATACTTTTCCAAAGGGCTTTCTGAAGGCGTAGTGAAATCCTTAGTCAGGTCGTAAGCCAAAGCTTCCTCGTATTGCTTCTGGTCAATCTTTCCGTCGTCATACATTCTTTTCAGAACAGTTTTCATCCTGGAGAAACCTGGTTCCAGATTCTCTTTGACCGTTCCCTCCCTTGTAAAAGGAGTGTAGCCGAATGGACTTTGCGGCAGTCCTGCTATGAATGCGGCCTGAGGCAAAGTTAATTCTTTTGCACTCACCCCAAAAATGCCTTTGGCAGCTGCTTCAACTCCGGCAACATTACGTCCGGATGCATTTCTTCCAAAGGTAGATACATTCAGATATGCTTCCAATATCTCTTTTTTATCAAAGAATTTCTCCAGTCGCAAAGCAAGCAGGATCTCTTTTGCTTTTCGCTCGAAAGAAACTTCATTCGTTAAGATTTGATTCTTTATCAGCTGCTGTGTAAGTGTACTTCCGCCGGATTGAACAGATGAATTTGTTACTTCCTGAAACAGTGCGCGCATAATCGCTTTGGGCACCACTCCGTCATGTTCGTAAAAGTATTCATCTTCAGTAGCCACAACTGCGTTAATTAAGTGTTCGGAAACATCATCAAGCTTAACTTCCTCACGTTCGAGGTCTGTTCTCAGCTTTCCTAAATATACGTTATTTGCAAAGTATATTTGCGATGTCTCTTCATAGTCATAAATATCTTTTTTCATGCTGGCATAGGATCGGATGGGTTCATCCTTTACCAGCGACGCGAAATAACCAGCTCCAATTCCTCCCGCGAACGCACCGCCAATGACAGCCAGTATGATAAAAAGCAAAGTAAGATTCCAGATAACCTGGTACGTTATACTCGCTCCTTTAGCTGCTTTCTTATTCCCGAAAAGGCCCGGAGTTTGCCTCAATTTATCAAATAATATCTGAAGCTTTTCTTTCATCATATCAATCCCCCTAAAATCACATCTATTATAGCATATTGCGACATAGTAATATGACAAGGTTCGCCATTTATCTGAAATTTCCTTTTTTTGCACAGGCATTTGACATTTGGCTGATTTTTATGATAAAAATGTTTTATCTAAGACGTTTAAATATTTTACAGGCATTGATGGGAACCCAGTAATGCTTCTATCCCTGTTTCAGAAAGCCGGCGTTCGCTGCGAGCCGGTACAAATAGAAGGATGAATTACCTCCCTGAGCTTTCACTGTCAACCTGCACAGCAGTTATAGCAGTGGACGGATTATCCGTTATTCTGAAAGAGTGGAGGACAGCTGTCCTCAATTTGGGTGGTACCGCGCAAAAATGATCATGCGTCCCTGCATATTTGCAGGGGCGTTTTTTGTATGGGTGATAACCTGTTAATGCCTTGAAAATAGCCGTTAATTAGGAGGAGTTTAAGATGAGTTTACTTAAAGATTTGCAATGGAGAGGAATTGTTTACCAGCAGACAGATGAAGAGGGCATCGAGAACACTCTCGGAAAAGAGGCAATCTCTTTATACTGCGGTGTAGACCCAACAGCTGACAGCATGCATATCGGGCATCTGCTGCCGTTTTTGACTTTAAGGCGCTTTCAAAAAGAAGGCCATCGTCCAATCGTTCTTGTAGGAGGAGCCACTGGCCTGATTGGAGATCCAAGCGGTAAAAGCGAAGAGCGGAAGCTGCAGACGCTGGAAACTGTACAGCATAATGTCGACTGCATAAAGAACCAGCTAAAAAGAATTTTTGATTTTGAAAGTGAAAATGGTGCAATTATGGTTAACAACTATGATTGGGCAGGCTCCATGGATATTGTTACTTTCCTGCGTGATTACGGGAAACATGTCGGAGTCAATTACATGCTCGCTAAAGACACCATTTCTTCCAGACTGGAAACGGGAATTTCCTTTACTGAATTCACTTACACCATCCTGCAGGCAATGGATTTCCTTCATTTATATGAGAACCATAACTGCAAAATGCAGATTGGCGGCAGCGACCAATGGGGGAATATCACAACCGGCCTTGAGCTCATCCGCAAAATGGCGCCTGAAGGGTCCAAGGCATACGGTCTGACCATCCCTCTGGTTACGAAAGCGGATGGAACTAAATTCGGCAAAACGGAAAGCGGCGCAATCTGGCTTGATCCGGAGAAAACATCTCCTTATGAGTTTTACCAGTTCTGGATTAACACAGCAGATGCGGATGTAATCAAGTATCTTAAGTTCTTTACATTCTTATCCCGTGA is a genomic window containing:
- the acsA gene encoding acetate--CoA ligase — protein: MKVEALPVTQGDFNLKSYDELYENFNWADAEKEFSWKETGRMNMAYEAIDRHAESFRKNKVALYYRDGQRNEKYTFKEMKELSNKAGNALKAYGDVEKGDRVFIFMPRSPELYFAVLGAIKLGAIVGPLFEAFMEGAVRDRLDDSEAKVLITTPELLERVPVDQLPALKHVFLVGENIEETGPYVDFNKRMAESSRKLPIEWVDGKDGLILHYTSGSTGKPKGVLHVHNAMIQHYQTAKWVLDLKEEDVYWCTADPGWVTGTSYGIFGPWLTGTSNLIVGGRFNPETWYKMIEEYGVTVWYSAPTAFRMLMGAGDEVVKKFDLSSLRHVLSVGEPLNPEVVRWGIKVFNMRIHDTWWMTETGAQLICNYPCLEIKPGSMGKPIPGVKAAIVDDQGNELPPNRMGNLAIKKGWPSMMNAIWNNEQKYESYFMPGNWYVSGDSAYMDEDGYFWFQGRVDDVIMTSGERVGPFEVESKLIEHPAVAEAGVIGKPDPVRGEIIKAFVALRDGHEPTEELVEEIRQFVKKGLAAHAAPREIEFRDKLPKTRSGKIMRRVLKAWELDLPTGDLSTMED
- a CDS encoding transglycosylase domain-containing protein, with amino-acid sequence MMKEKLQILFDKLRQTPGLFGNKKAAKGASITYQVIWNLTLLFIILAVIGGAFAGGIGAGYFASLVKDEPIRSYASMKKDIYDYEETSQIYFANNVYLGKLRTDLEREEVKLDDVSEHLINAVVATEDEYFYEHDGVVPKAIMRALFQEVTNSSVQSGGSTLTQQLIKNQILTNEVSFERKAKEILLALRLEKFFDKKEILEAYLNVSTFGRNASGRNVAGVEAAAKGIFGVSAKELTLPQAAFIAGLPQSPFGYTPFTREGTVKENLEPGFSRMKTVLKRMYDDGKIDQKQYEEALAYDLTKDFTTPSESPLEKYPYLTYEIEERAVNIMTKILAKNDGYEEQDLKEDDELREEYRTLADRTIRQNGFQIHTTINKDIYDKMQQVKNNYPYYGPDKPETIKDPVTGEDKQIMEPVEVGAILIENKTGKIISFVGGRDHKREQLNHATSALRQNGSTMKPLLVYAPAMELGKAAPGTILPDVPLYLSPGLNRPWPKNYTNTYSGLVSARQALKHSYNVPAVKLYKDIVGQRPAAYLEKMGFTSLIGPDYTNLSTSIGSLEYGVTVEENTNAFTTFANGGKFIDAYMIEKITDKDGNIIFQNKSEPVDVFSPQTAYLTIDMMRDVINSGTATSIKSRLKFSSDWAGKTGTGTEFIDAWFVASNPNITFGIWSGYDTPKSLKAPGPLSYSLRNNYLWADLMNAAYDVAPDLVDPSESFKMPGGIVRRSFCAISGLLPSEACSKAGLVETDLFNAKFVPTKVDDSLGNGKLVRIGDKKYMALDSTPGEFTEPGMVVNPDYIQKLFGIKANLSTLIPNKERWKSILTSADQLKDNGKAPAAPSIKASGQTITWGAHPEKDVIGYRVYSGGKKVATIKAGSSLNYKAGSGSIHVTAVDIAGKESASSNVVEIGQKTEKEKPKEEKPKEEKPKEEKPKDPPAEEKPDAEKPSEPGDGEETN
- the tyrS gene encoding tyrosine--tRNA ligase, which encodes MSLLKDLQWRGIVYQQTDEEGIENTLGKEAISLYCGVDPTADSMHIGHLLPFLTLRRFQKEGHRPIVLVGGATGLIGDPSGKSEERKLQTLETVQHNVDCIKNQLKRIFDFESENGAIMVNNYDWAGSMDIVTFLRDYGKHVGVNYMLAKDTISSRLETGISFTEFTYTILQAMDFLHLYENHNCKMQIGGSDQWGNITTGLELIRKMAPEGSKAYGLTIPLVTKADGTKFGKTESGAIWLDPEKTSPYEFYQFWINTADADVIKYLKFFTFLSREEIEGLEKAVQEEPHLRKAQKALAEEMTRLIHGDEALEQAIKITAALFSGEIKNLSASEIKQGFKDVPSYEHSEGGELGIVDLLVSAKISPSKRQAREDVTNGAVSVNGERITELDYTLSDKDKIEGQFTVIRRGKKKYFLIKY